In Rhodopirellula islandica, the following proteins share a genomic window:
- a CDS encoding SUKH-4 family immunity protein: MCDPSVLTPDDYEPLLLTFHDARLVDGVSVIGGDGGGRLELDGDRIISRDPTGQLPTRFVNSSMRQLQSCIDAHRAYADTVRDDDDGAASAVFSDAIFAIDPECFADPENWWAVVVKQTRDGLL; the protein is encoded by the coding sequence TTGTGTGACCCTAGCGTATTGACTCCCGACGATTACGAACCGTTGCTTCTCACGTTCCACGACGCTCGACTCGTTGATGGCGTATCCGTGATCGGCGGCGATGGCGGCGGACGCCTAGAATTGGATGGCGACCGTATAATCTCGCGAGACCCGACTGGACAGCTTCCGACCCGATTCGTTAATTCATCCATGCGGCAACTGCAATCCTGCATTGACGCCCACCGTGCGTATGCTGACACCGTTCGCGACGATGACGATGGTGCGGCGTCGGCGGTATTTTCTGACGCTATTTTCGCAATTGACCCAGAGTGTTTCGCCGACCCAGAGAACTGGTGGGCGGTTGTTGTTAAACAAACTCGCGATGGCTTGCTCTGA
- a CDS encoding DUF4279 domain-containing protein produces MLSPDEITSLLGVSPTKSQPAQPRPEGVRDVPSGWFLSSEGVLDSRDVRRHIDWIINQVGDRTGGFDSIRRAGGRADISCFWRAASFHGGPSIWPHQMTVLGSLGLELWFDVYLGGE; encoded by the coding sequence TTGCTGTCGCCCGACGAAATCACGTCGCTGCTCGGCGTCTCGCCGACCAAATCGCAACCAGCGCAGCCCCGCCCCGAAGGCGTCCGCGACGTTCCATCTGGCTGGTTCCTGTCGTCCGAGGGCGTGCTTGATTCCCGCGACGTTCGCAGGCACATCGACTGGATCATCAATCAGGTCGGTGACCGCACTGGTGGATTTGACTCGATTCGTCGCGCCGGTGGCCGCGCTGACATTTCGTGCTTTTGGCGTGCCGCGAGCTTTCACGGCGGTCCATCCATCTGGCCGCACCAAATGACGGTGCTTGGATCGCTCGGACTTGAGCTTTGGTTCGATGTCTACCTCGGTGGTGAATGA
- a CDS encoding WD40 repeat domain-containing protein, translating to MGTALFAIFLVFTQTEGCGTRYSTIETLSFSSDDSQILVTKLTARDARTPMKRYKSNLARTVSWVDTSTGAGRGTVHQDFKPGNSGPAFRHWWVGRTSVVCNPKDDRIAFSGFGGGDLTYGVAQTTPTTIPLAQPAANLTVSKSGRFVAASGAYHLTVVDTSTLKPAMQKQIGDSPFLGASWMSFNSNDTLLITVGDAGGQVWDLATGTQTAMLPIDSESLVRSIAVMPDDSVVICFDSSTKRYDLTGSLLNTINETGGYVCAASRISNMLAISDGETVRLCDVTDGTITRTLSTSGVMSVAVSSDDKYLATGDYDGNVVLFDLLAGNRQWASTPPGRHRWPWTIPATILGIWCWIAYRLSNCWGDPSS from the coding sequence ATGGGTACGGCACTCTTCGCGATCTTTCTGGTCTTCACTCAAACCGAAGGTTGTGGCACACGTTATTCGACGATCGAAACGCTTTCGTTCTCGTCGGACGACTCGCAGATTCTTGTAACGAAACTCACGGCTCGCGATGCACGCACACCGATGAAACGCTACAAATCCAACCTCGCTCGAACTGTTAGCTGGGTGGACACGTCGACTGGTGCCGGTCGTGGTACGGTCCATCAGGATTTCAAGCCGGGAAACTCCGGTCCCGCGTTTAGGCACTGGTGGGTTGGAAGGACTTCCGTTGTTTGCAACCCGAAAGATGATCGAATCGCATTCTCTGGCTTTGGTGGTGGTGACCTTACTTACGGGGTTGCTCAAACAACACCTACAACGATTCCACTTGCCCAACCTGCCGCAAACCTCACGGTTTCCAAATCCGGTCGCTTTGTCGCTGCCAGTGGGGCGTACCACCTCACCGTTGTGGATACTTCCACACTGAAGCCTGCGATGCAAAAACAGATTGGTGATTCACCGTTCCTTGGTGCTTCGTGGATGTCTTTCAATTCCAACGACACGCTACTTATCACGGTGGGTGACGCTGGCGGCCAAGTTTGGGATTTGGCAACTGGTACGCAAACGGCTATGCTACCGATCGACTCTGAATCTTTGGTGCGTTCAATCGCCGTAATGCCTGATGACTCCGTCGTCATCTGCTTCGACTCATCGACCAAACGCTATGATCTAACCGGTTCACTTCTGAATACGATCAACGAAACCGGCGGATACGTTTGCGCGGCATCTCGAATATCAAACATGCTGGCGATTTCCGACGGAGAAACCGTGCGTCTTTGCGACGTCACCGATGGCACGATAACACGAACACTCTCAACGTCTGGTGTCATGTCGGTTGCTGTTTCATCGGACGACAAATACCTCGCCACTGGCGACTATGACGGCAACGTCGTGCTGTTTGATTTGTTGGCGGGCAATCGACAATGGGCATCAACTCCACCGGGACGCCACCGCTGGCCATGGACAATACCCGCAACGATCCTTGGTATCTGGTGTTGGATCGCGTATCGCCTCTCCAATTGCTGGGGCGATCCTTCCTCGTAG
- a CDS encoding tyrosine-type recombinase/integrase: MSRSVAPDAPRLYSNGQPWRNARGRDAPRHAVETEFKAEHAVVDLSTQPPKPLVVKCLVRELRIRFYAVSTIKNYRSAWVCFLRWYRGPLDQIDQEDIREYLELLVNGGASASEVSVTLSALRTGLDKFCLLRCTVGLVSPRKSKRLPVVMSKKEVQRMMEAARTLRDKLLLTVLYATGLRVAEVARLQWSDFDFDRQQIRVQLGKGKKDRYVMLADDLLPLMRQLWRHTKGVGYLFPSEDRRVGRHLSPRTIQRAVKQARILSGIGKAVTPHSFRHRFATHLIESGTDIRFIQKLLGHTNLETTSLYTKVARMKATAVASPLDRLGDEPGSSSGSSGRQPKRRPSVGRMQLEVDPNPDSNGAYAVKLDIWKDGQLLPLPGMRATMPRQDWVSLQIPLQDIWEPTLRCLPAAQRERLESPEFFSQVQREVAKRILRIRDSEPSQATKT; encoded by the coding sequence ATGTCTCGTTCCGTCGCACCCGATGCACCGCGTCTCTACAGCAACGGCCAGCCTTGGCGAAACGCTCGCGGTCGCGACGCCCCACGACACGCTGTGGAGACGGAATTCAAAGCCGAGCATGCCGTCGTCGACCTCTCGACTCAGCCGCCCAAACCGTTGGTTGTTAAATGCCTGGTCCGTGAGTTGCGGATCCGCTTTTACGCCGTTAGCACCATCAAAAACTATCGTTCCGCTTGGGTCTGCTTCCTTCGCTGGTACCGGGGACCGCTGGACCAGATCGACCAAGAGGACATTCGGGAGTACTTGGAACTGCTGGTCAATGGCGGCGCATCGGCGTCGGAGGTCAGCGTCACGTTGTCGGCACTGCGAACCGGCCTGGATAAATTCTGTTTGTTGCGGTGCACGGTCGGACTGGTGTCCCCGCGAAAGTCAAAGCGACTGCCTGTCGTGATGTCCAAGAAAGAGGTCCAGCGAATGATGGAGGCCGCTCGCACGTTGCGTGACAAACTGCTTCTCACCGTGTTGTATGCAACCGGTTTGCGAGTCGCTGAGGTCGCCCGTTTGCAGTGGTCGGATTTTGATTTCGATCGCCAGCAAATTCGAGTTCAACTTGGCAAAGGCAAAAAGGATCGCTACGTCATGTTGGCCGACGATCTGTTGCCGCTGATGAGGCAGTTGTGGCGGCACACCAAAGGAGTTGGCTACCTGTTTCCGTCCGAAGACAGGCGTGTCGGCCGGCATCTTTCTCCGCGGACGATCCAACGTGCGGTCAAGCAGGCTCGGATTCTGTCGGGAATTGGCAAGGCGGTCACACCACATAGTTTCCGCCACCGCTTTGCCACGCATCTGATCGAATCCGGCACCGACATTCGGTTCATTCAAAAGCTGCTCGGGCACACCAATTTGGAAACCACCTCGCTGTACACCAAGGTCGCACGAATGAAAGCGACTGCGGTCGCCAGCCCACTGGATCGATTGGGGGACGAACCTGGTTCGTCGTCGGGTTCTTCCGGACGGCAACCGAAGCGTCGGCCCTCCGTGGGCCGGATGCAGCTCGAGGTGGATCCGAACCCCGATTCAAACGGCGCTTACGCGGTGAAGTTGGACATTTGGAAGGATGGTCAATTGCTTCCCCTGCCGGGAATGCGAGCGACGATGCCGCGCCAGGATTGGGTTTCCTTGCAAATCCCACTGCAAGACATCTGGGAGCCGACGCTGCGTTGTCTCCCCGCGGCACAACGAGAGCGATTGGAGTCGCCCGAGTTCTTCTCGCAGGTGCAGCGAGAGGTTGCCAAGCGAATCCTGCGAATCAGAGACTCGGAACCTTCTCAGGCGACCAAAACCTAG
- a CDS encoding sugar phosphate isomerase/epimerase family protein: MSVETNPRRSGRTETASPMLGSRRAWMAGVAGAVGASACAGGGALAADEKDQQGAGRSRNPNPIAVSTYSYWRYRDDSKLSIEECVDLAADAGFDAVEVLHVQMTDESNGTLQRIKQRAFRRGLSLCGMSTHQSFVSPDPAERQKNIDHTIHCIELAYAMGIPTIRVNTGRWGTSGSFDELMANKGIEPTLEGHTDEEGFGWVREGFEKCLPVAEKCGVVMGLENHWGLGRTAAGVLRVIGEVDSPWLRATLDTGNFLEDQYQQYKQLAPEAVFVQAKTYLGGGTWYTLDIDYNRVAEILRSVDYRGYVSLEFEGSEAHETAIPKSLAMLRKAFG; the protein is encoded by the coding sequence ATGAGCGTTGAAACAAATCCGAGACGATCCGGCCGTACCGAGACGGCTTCCCCGATGCTGGGGTCGCGTCGCGCTTGGATGGCGGGCGTGGCTGGCGCTGTGGGAGCGTCGGCGTGTGCGGGTGGGGGGGCGTTGGCGGCGGACGAAAAGGATCAGCAGGGTGCAGGTCGTTCGCGAAATCCGAATCCGATCGCGGTTTCGACCTATTCCTATTGGCGTTATCGCGACGACAGCAAGCTGTCGATCGAAGAGTGCGTGGATTTGGCTGCGGACGCGGGGTTTGATGCCGTGGAGGTTCTGCATGTCCAGATGACCGACGAGTCCAACGGCACGCTTCAGCGAATTAAACAGCGAGCGTTCCGACGTGGTTTGAGTTTGTGCGGGATGTCGACTCACCAATCATTCGTTTCGCCGGATCCAGCGGAGCGTCAAAAGAACATCGATCACACAATTCACTGCATCGAGCTGGCGTATGCGATGGGCATCCCGACGATTCGCGTGAACACGGGACGCTGGGGAACGTCAGGCAGTTTCGATGAGCTGATGGCCAACAAGGGCATCGAGCCCACGCTGGAAGGCCATACAGACGAAGAGGGATTTGGGTGGGTCCGAGAAGGGTTTGAAAAGTGTTTGCCGGTTGCCGAGAAGTGCGGGGTGGTGATGGGGCTGGAAAACCACTGGGGGTTGGGACGCACCGCAGCGGGAGTCTTGCGTGTCATTGGTGAGGTGGACTCGCCCTGGTTGCGGGCGACGCTGGACACCGGCAATTTTCTCGAAGATCAGTACCAACAGTACAAGCAGTTGGCACCTGAGGCGGTGTTTGTGCAGGCCAAAACCTACTTGGGTGGAGGGACTTGGTACACGCTGGACATCGATTACAACCGTGTGGCCGAAATCCTCCGATCGGTCGACTATCGCGGCTACGTCAGTTTGGAATTCGAAGGCAGCGAAGCACACGAAACCGCGATCCCGAAGAGCTTGGCGATGTTGAGAAAGGCTTTCGGATGA
- a CDS encoding Y4yA family PLP-dependent enzyme has translation MKRCLSSEHLFDWVETYGSPLNLLRPRTMRRNVEELNAVARERELDFRVFFARKANKCLGLVDEAIESNFGVDTASENELRQCLRRGVPAKDLISTAAIKSDSLIDLCLEHQICIAVDNDDELQVVVNRANEVGCLARIALRLGGFWHDGAKLPTRFGFDVDRDRDLPQRLTSLPVRVEGIHFHLDGYLAEQRVSALAEAMKWVERLRAIGEPVSFIDMGGGFPMSYLDEPRQWAAFWEEHRRALLGERASLTYRGHGLGLSVERGRVVGEPKMYPFFQRPVRGDWLVGVLDTLIDGKKIAERLVKLNVQLRCEPGRSILDGCGMTIARVEFRKQNAEGDWLIGLSMNRTQCRTSSDDFLVDPILVPKWQPSKDRQRAPAMSGYLVGAYCTESEFVSLRKLNFPNGIQRGDLVAFPNTAGYFMHFLESRSHQFPLAKNLIVDSHPVPSVCLDVIDE, from the coding sequence ATGAAGCGTTGTTTGAGTTCGGAACACTTGTTCGATTGGGTTGAAACCTACGGGTCGCCATTGAATCTGTTGCGTCCTCGAACGATGCGTCGCAACGTGGAGGAACTCAACGCGGTGGCTCGCGAGCGTGAGCTCGATTTCCGGGTGTTCTTTGCTCGCAAAGCAAACAAGTGCTTGGGTTTGGTGGACGAAGCGATCGAGTCGAATTTTGGCGTCGACACTGCGAGTGAGAATGAGCTTCGCCAGTGCCTGCGACGGGGCGTCCCCGCCAAAGACCTGATCAGCACCGCCGCGATCAAGAGTGATTCGCTGATCGATTTGTGCTTGGAACATCAGATCTGCATTGCGGTGGACAACGACGATGAGTTGCAAGTCGTGGTCAATCGAGCGAACGAGGTCGGGTGCTTGGCACGAATCGCTTTGCGTTTGGGAGGGTTTTGGCATGATGGTGCGAAACTGCCGACTCGATTCGGTTTCGATGTGGACCGAGATCGCGATCTCCCGCAGCGTCTCACCTCGTTGCCGGTGAGAGTGGAAGGAATTCACTTTCACTTGGACGGCTATCTCGCTGAACAGCGAGTGTCAGCGCTCGCGGAAGCCATGAAGTGGGTGGAACGACTGCGAGCCATTGGGGAACCGGTGAGCTTCATCGACATGGGGGGCGGTTTTCCAATGAGCTACCTCGACGAACCTCGTCAATGGGCCGCGTTTTGGGAGGAACATCGTCGTGCGTTGCTTGGCGAGCGAGCTTCGCTGACCTATCGAGGCCACGGCCTGGGGCTTTCCGTCGAACGAGGGCGCGTGGTGGGAGAACCCAAGATGTATCCCTTCTTTCAACGCCCTGTCCGCGGCGATTGGCTGGTTGGAGTGTTGGACACGTTGATCGACGGGAAAAAGATCGCCGAGCGATTGGTGAAGCTCAACGTGCAGCTTCGTTGTGAACCCGGACGCAGCATCCTGGACGGGTGCGGGATGACGATTGCACGCGTTGAATTTCGCAAGCAAAACGCGGAGGGCGATTGGTTGATTGGGTTGTCCATGAATCGGACACAGTGCCGTACATCCAGCGACGATTTTCTGGTGGATCCGATCTTGGTGCCCAAATGGCAACCCTCAAAGGATCGGCAAAGAGCACCAGCGATGTCGGGATATCTCGTCGGTGCGTATTGCACAGAATCGGAATTCGTCTCCCTTCGAAAACTGAATTTCCCAAACGGAATCCAGCGTGGTGACTTGGTCGCGTTCCCAAACACCGCCGGCTACTTCATGCACTTTCTTGAGAGCCGTTCCCACCAGTTCCCACTGGCAAAGAATTTGATCGTGGACTCTCACCCGGTGCCGTCCGTTTGTCTTGACGTGATCGATGAATGA
- a CDS encoding DUF2947 family protein, with protein sequence MAFTEIPGCFHNDPPIADADQREINVLGKSDATTRWDHLVSASDRHFMLLDQTEWPVQLVRDASIFFTWMDDWNNDAADAFCDALRTLDISPAETITIFWMREHAVESSWDAFTRNWINFLYEDEGCIVVPTVSHTSLVLSNGYSWVGTRPSAA encoded by the coding sequence ATGGCGTTCACCGAGATTCCCGGCTGCTTCCACAACGATCCACCGATCGCTGATGCTGACCAGCGCGAAATCAACGTCCTTGGCAAATCTGACGCAACAACTCGCTGGGACCACCTCGTCAGCGCGAGTGATCGCCACTTCATGCTCCTCGATCAAACCGAATGGCCCGTCCAACTCGTGCGCGACGCATCCATCTTCTTCACTTGGATGGATGACTGGAACAACGACGCCGCCGATGCTTTCTGCGATGCACTCCGAACGCTGGATATTAGCCCTGCCGAAACGATCACAATATTCTGGATGCGCGAACATGCGGTCGAATCCAGTTGGGACGCGTTTACGCGTAACTGGATCAATTTTCTCTACGAGGACGAGGGCTGCATCGTAGTCCCCACCGTGTCTCACACGTCGCTCGTTCTCAGCAACGGCTATTCATGGGTCGGCACCCGGCCCAGTGCCGCATAA
- a CDS encoding catalase — translation MSEESKCPFQTQQFGRVVDDNQHSQTAGPRGPVLMQDVHLVEKMAHFNRERIPERVVHAKGYGAFGTFTVTNDISQYCMADLFSEVGKKTETFARFSTVGGESGSADTARDPRGFSLKFYTDQGVWDLVGNNTPIFFIRDPLKFSDFIRTQKREPQNHLQPHWRRWDFWGEVPEALHQVMFLYSDRGTPKSARFMNGYGSHTFSMYNQDGVRHWVKFHMKTEQGSENFSADEAIKMAGEAPDYSTRDLFDAIERGEFPRWRMHIQVMPESDAADYKWHPFDLTKVWPHDDYPLIEVGVFELNRNPSNYFQDVEQAAFEPGNLVEGIGISPDRMLQNRVLSYPDAHRYRLGVNYHQIPVNQPRCPYATYNRDGAMRVDGNGGGTVDYEPNKMNGPKESGRSVEPPMPVHGDGDRYDEFACDDKDYYGQPQMFWNKVLDEGARERLCTAISNSMADSPENIREKMLAQFGKVHLDFEAGVRSRLDAPKSQPIPIA, via the coding sequence ATGTCTGAAGAATCCAAGTGCCCGTTTCAAACCCAACAGTTCGGCCGTGTGGTCGATGACAATCAGCACTCGCAAACCGCCGGACCGCGGGGGCCGGTCTTGATGCAGGACGTTCACCTGGTCGAAAAGATGGCGCACTTCAACCGGGAGCGGATTCCTGAGCGAGTGGTTCATGCAAAGGGTTACGGCGCCTTCGGGACATTCACGGTCACGAACGACATCTCCCAGTACTGCATGGCGGATTTGTTCTCGGAAGTCGGTAAGAAGACGGAAACGTTCGCTCGTTTTTCAACCGTCGGCGGCGAGAGTGGATCGGCCGACACAGCTCGTGATCCACGCGGTTTTTCGTTGAAGTTCTATACCGACCAAGGTGTCTGGGATTTGGTCGGCAACAACACGCCGATCTTCTTCATTCGTGATCCGTTGAAGTTCAGCGACTTCATTCGGACGCAGAAGCGAGAGCCTCAAAACCACCTGCAGCCTCATTGGCGTCGTTGGGATTTCTGGGGTGAGGTTCCCGAAGCATTGCATCAGGTCATGTTTCTTTACAGTGATCGAGGAACGCCCAAAAGCGCTCGCTTCATGAACGGTTACGGCAGTCACACGTTCAGCATGTACAACCAGGATGGAGTCCGACACTGGGTGAAGTTTCACATGAAGACGGAACAAGGTTCGGAGAATTTCAGTGCCGATGAGGCGATCAAAATGGCGGGCGAAGCGCCAGACTATTCCACTCGAGATTTGTTTGACGCGATCGAGCGAGGAGAATTCCCTCGATGGCGGATGCACATCCAGGTCATGCCTGAGTCGGATGCGGCGGACTACAAGTGGCATCCGTTCGATCTGACCAAGGTGTGGCCGCACGATGACTATCCATTGATCGAAGTCGGTGTGTTCGAACTCAATCGCAATCCATCGAACTACTTTCAGGATGTCGAGCAAGCCGCGTTTGAACCAGGCAACTTGGTCGAGGGAATTGGGATTTCACCGGATCGCATGTTGCAGAATCGAGTGCTTTCCTATCCCGATGCACACCGGTATCGATTGGGTGTGAACTATCACCAAATCCCAGTCAATCAACCGCGTTGCCCGTATGCGACTTACAACCGTGACGGTGCGATGCGAGTGGACGGAAACGGCGGGGGCACGGTCGACTACGAGCCCAATAAAATGAACGGACCGAAAGAATCTGGCCGGTCTGTGGAGCCTCCGATGCCGGTGCACGGCGATGGCGATCGCTATGACGAGTTCGCGTGTGATGACAAGGACTACTACGGTCAGCCCCAGATGTTTTGGAACAAGGTGTTGGACGAGGGAGCTCGCGAGCGACTTTGCACTGCGATCTCCAATTCGATGGCCGACAGCCCTGAAAACATTCGCGAAAAGATGTTGGCTCAGTTCGGCAAAGTGCATCTGGATTTTGAAGCGGGTGTGCGGAGCCGATTGGACGCTCCCAAGTCACAACCGATCCCGATCGCATAG
- a CDS encoding DUF3299 domain-containing protein, with product MSAEVHFSGAADAAEFPYKAINRGAIASLVFLMLSLPGLMPTFSPMLVLTVPGVLAGVIALRAISRFPEEYSGAGVAKLGVAGCALLFLGGFGFHTYTYLTEVPEGYERVAFYKLQGEPNGPDQPTPDALSIDGEAIFLKGYIHPSSGSGMLRQFVLVPDLGTCCFGGDPRSSDMIEVTLPPGEAVRAGLTKRKLAGTFKVNRVPQSKDDFENAMFYKMRVDQYK from the coding sequence ATGTCCGCTGAAGTCCATTTTTCAGGGGCCGCAGACGCTGCTGAGTTTCCCTACAAAGCCATCAACCGCGGCGCCATTGCGTCGTTGGTTTTCTTGATGCTGTCCTTGCCCGGGTTGATGCCGACGTTCTCGCCAATGCTGGTCCTGACGGTGCCGGGAGTTTTGGCGGGTGTGATCGCGCTGCGGGCGATCAGCCGTTTTCCGGAGGAATACAGTGGCGCGGGGGTCGCGAAATTAGGGGTGGCCGGTTGTGCGCTGCTGTTTTTGGGCGGCTTTGGTTTCCACACCTACACGTATTTGACCGAGGTTCCCGAAGGCTACGAACGCGTCGCATTTTACAAATTGCAGGGGGAGCCCAATGGGCCAGACCAACCCACGCCAGATGCATTGTCGATCGACGGGGAAGCCATCTTCCTGAAGGGGTACATCCACCCCAGCAGTGGCAGTGGGATGCTCCGCCAATTTGTGTTGGTGCCCGATCTCGGAACCTGTTGCTTTGGCGGGGATCCCCGCAGCAGTGACATGATTGAGGTGACCTTGCCGCCCGGCGAAGCGGTTCGAGCGGGCCTGACCAAACGCAAGTTGGCGGGAACCTTCAAAGTCAATCGTGTTCCACAGAGCAAAGACGACTTTGAAAACGCGATGTTCTACAAAATGCGTGTCGACCAGTACAAATAG
- a CDS encoding AI-2E family transporter produces MSHIHPFHTMMTGVRPERRREKSCELVAAEKMSAQLWWTSMGVWVCAGFLTLYTLYIGRNLFMPILVAGFAYLTLRPVVRAMGRIGIPSGVAATGIMFAIATVFGTIGYVLSGPAQDMLQQVPGSMPEVKEKLGFIFDQLETVNQATEDISDTADKENITSEEKPVPVEIKQPAWTTTSPLIAGTGNAVSFVSIAAALLFFLMAAGDSLIVTVVTALPSFSSKRRFIEVLEGVQDALSSYLGWVTCINACLGVCVGFAMWLLGMPSPLLWGVAAMFLNFIPIVGAMIGIAMVFFVALVSFEHASFAFVVAGIYATLTTLEGQFITPTLLGKSMNLSSVLVFLSIVIWGWMWGMLGVFLAVPILIAAVMVMQKLEATSSVNAMLNGAVGKTAQPE; encoded by the coding sequence ATGTCACACATCCATCCGTTCCACACCATGATGACGGGAGTTCGTCCGGAACGACGGCGCGAAAAATCGTGTGAACTGGTGGCCGCTGAGAAAATGTCGGCGCAGTTGTGGTGGACTTCCATGGGGGTTTGGGTGTGCGCTGGGTTTCTGACCTTGTACACGTTGTACATCGGTCGAAACCTCTTCATGCCAATCTTGGTCGCTGGGTTCGCCTACCTGACTCTAAGACCGGTGGTTCGAGCGATGGGGCGGATTGGAATTCCCTCGGGGGTTGCTGCCACCGGGATCATGTTCGCCATTGCGACCGTCTTTGGAACGATCGGGTACGTGTTGTCTGGTCCCGCGCAGGACATGTTGCAGCAGGTCCCGGGATCGATGCCGGAGGTCAAAGAGAAACTGGGATTTATCTTTGACCAACTTGAAACCGTCAACCAAGCCACGGAAGACATTTCCGACACCGCCGACAAAGAAAACATCACGTCCGAGGAAAAGCCGGTTCCTGTCGAGATCAAGCAACCGGCGTGGACCACGACGTCGCCGTTGATTGCCGGCACCGGCAATGCGGTATCGTTCGTTTCGATTGCCGCCGCGTTGTTGTTCTTCCTGATGGCCGCCGGCGACTCATTGATCGTGACGGTCGTCACTGCTCTGCCGTCGTTTTCATCCAAGCGACGCTTCATCGAGGTGCTGGAAGGGGTTCAAGATGCGCTGAGCAGCTATCTCGGCTGGGTCACCTGCATCAACGCTTGTCTTGGCGTTTGCGTGGGGTTCGCGATGTGGTTGCTGGGAATGCCATCTCCGCTGTTGTGGGGCGTGGCAGCGATGTTCTTGAACTTCATTCCCATCGTGGGAGCGATGATTGGAATCGCGATGGTGTTCTTCGTCGCCCTGGTCAGCTTTGAGCATGCATCGTTCGCATTCGTCGTTGCCGGAATCTACGCGACGCTGACAACGTTGGAGGGACAATTCATCACTCCGACGTTGTTAGGGAAATCAATGAATCTGTCGTCTGTGCTTGTATTTCTATCGATCGTGATTTGGGGATGGATGTGGGGGATGCTGGGTGTGTTCCTAGCGGTTCCGATTTTGATTGCCGCCGTGATGGTGATGCAGAAGTTGGAAGCCACGTCTTCGGTGAACGCGATGTTGAACGGAGCCGTTGGAAAGACAGCACAGCCGGAGTGA
- a CDS encoding type II toxin-antitoxin system RelE/ParE family toxin — protein MPSKIYWTRQSREDLRAVRAHIARDAPATASAYVRKLRLSVGRLRQFPFSGEVVPETGREDLREVLQGNYRIIYRVADRRVDILAVFHNARIFDERDFSSSE, from the coding sequence ATGCCCAGTAAAATTTACTGGACCCGGCAGTCTCGCGAAGACCTCCGTGCTGTTCGTGCTCACATTGCCCGTGACGCGCCAGCTACGGCGTCTGCCTACGTACGAAAACTGCGGCTATCCGTTGGGCGATTGCGACAATTCCCGTTTTCCGGCGAGGTCGTTCCGGAGACTGGCCGCGAGGATCTGCGCGAGGTACTCCAAGGCAACTACCGCATCATATATCGCGTGGCCGACCGCAGAGTCGATATTCTCGCGGTGTTTCATAACGCCCGTATCTTTGACGAACGCGATTTCAGCAGCAGTGAATGA